A region from the Triticum urartu cultivar G1812 chromosome 1, Tu2.1, whole genome shotgun sequence genome encodes:
- the LOC125536606 gene encoding uncharacterized protein LOC125536606 → MEKMQCGSKGIAHRASAASGSGKQKRKGGGGGDKPIKVVYISNPVRVSTSAAGFRALVQELTGRNADPSKYTGSGAADVGESSAGSPAGPQMGPAPSPGSTAESSEGAAACSHNVPATAAPAGYGYEEEEDSFPPQLIDNRYSVFSPPTFLYGSHAEW, encoded by the coding sequence CATTGCTCACCGGGCCTCGGCGGCCAGCGGCTCCGGCAAGCAAAAGcggaagggcggcggcggcggggacaagCCGATCAAGGTGGTGTACATCTCCAACCCGGTGCGGGTGTCGACCAGCGCGGCGGGCTTCCGCGCGCTCGTGCAGGAGCTCACCGGCCGCAACGCCGACCCGTCCAAGTACACCGGCAGCGGCGCCGCCGACGTCGGCGAGAGCAGCGCGGGGAGCCCGGCCGGGCCGCAgatgggccccgcgcccagccccGGCAGCACGGCGGAGTCATCGGAAGGCGCCGCCGCTTGCAGCCACAACGTCCCGGCCACAGCAGCGCCGGCGGGCTACGGgtatgaggaggaggaggacagcTTCCCGCCGCAGCTGATCGACAACAGGTACTCCGTATTCTCGCCGCCGACGTTCCTCTACGGCTCGCACGCCGAGTGGTGA